attgttctgtctcagcctcctgagtagctgggattacgggTGAGTACGACCACAGTGTCCACCCAGCTTGATAACTGGTCATCTGGAATACTGCAAGGGATAGCtgatcttttgaagagatggaTCAAAACCTGCGATGGGTCACCTCTGCAAATAGTTGCCCCAGGAGCCCACCAGTTGGAGGAACATGTGGCCAACAGACTCATTTCAATTGTCCCTTTCCAGATTTCCGTTTTCCCCTGCCCTCCTATAATGGCCTCCATTTCTCAAGGGGAATTGTAGGTTTTCtgggatttctgctttcataataTCCACACTCAAGATTTCAATCTTTCAGGATTGTGATGCTTGAAACTTTGATCTTTAGGAATCATAGACTTTAGAAATTTTGAATTGGGAAGATGGTGGTGTTAGGGATTGTCTTTTGGAATCATGATTGGCCCAGTCACCTTGGTGCCCCCTTATTTCCTCCTACACGATCTTGGGGAGGTAGGGGGTGATCAGTGCTGTGGAGTGACCACAGGAAGCTGGAAgggccagtgatgtcacctgcttaCCATGCCCAGCCCTTTGACTCATTAACTGAGTCAATATATACAAAGGGCTCAGACAAGTGCCAGGCACCCGGACGTAGCCTTGGCATCACTGTGACTCTGCTCAGAACCCTGCACGGTGTCCTGGTGACGGTGGAGGAGGGAGCCTCTGCTTTCTTCCCCTTCCGCCACCTGCTCCAGCCACAGGCGCCCTCTTCACACCGGTGCCCAGCTCTGGAACTTTGCTCACAAAGCCACACTGAGCTTCTGCCTCTTTTGCTCCTCTGTCCCCTTGGGTCTTGGCTTCAGTGCCATCACCCTGGAGACACCCTATGTGCCCTGGCTCCAGAAGGCCCCAGATCCTCTCTTAgcacccatcttcttccttacctAGTCGCCTTCTTTGGCCTTTGGGACTCTCGACCGCACTGCTCTTccctttctggattttttttggtttttcttctggaacattgtatttttttaaaaaaaaatgtgttgttgtttattttttttttttttaacttgagacACTTTgagatttacagaaaagtcgtGGAAACCGTACGGAGGGCTCCAGTTTTGCTTCTCCCCTAACATAAGCAGCCCGTGGAACTGCAGCGGATTTGTCAACACCTGGAAGCGAACCTTGGAGAGCCCAGCCTTAGCAGGACGCCACCCACTTCCCGCTCACGACTCCCACGCTGTACTTGGCCACAGGTCTCCTTAGTCTCCTTAGGTCCCTGGTGGTCCTCAGGATCTCCTTTCTGTTCCTGAATTAGCACTTTGCAGAAGGCTAGTGGCATCTTTTTGAACGTCCCTTTGCTTGGGTGTGACCGCTGTTTTCCATGATGGACTGAGGCACGGGTTTGGGGAAAGATGCCACTGATCCCTGGCTCCTAACACGGTGTCAGGGACAGGAGATGTCAATACAGCTCATTGCTGGTGACGCCACTTCCATTCCTCAGCCAAGGTGGATCCTACTAGTTCTCTGCTGTCACTGGACTGTCCCCCACTTCCTGTGCCACGCTCTGAGGTGTGTGTCACCCTCTGCAGCCCTCCCCCTCCTCAACACACATGCAATGAATTctatttttctgctttttttaaaaaagtattttttaatttgctCTTGCTCCATGTTAGAATATCAGCTCCCCAAGGATAGGGATTTTAGGGTtttggaaatttaaaattttcctcCAGCACTTGGAACAGTGCCAGGCACACAGTGGACACTCGGTAACTATCTGAGGACAAATGAATCACTCTCATCACAGTTTGTGACTAATCTATTTGCTTCCCTGGTTATTGCCAGGTCCATGGCTGCTGGGCTTACCCTTGTACCAACTCCAGGGTAGACTCCTAGTGGCACCCACGGGTAGCCTTTGATTAATGAGCTCAACAAGCCTGGAAGTGGGGTACTGGCTGGCATGGCTCATCACTGGGGTGGGAAGTGTTTACCCTGGAGACCAAAGTCACCGTCTCACCTGGGTCTCTGTGGGGACAGATGGTGGAACCAGTTCTGGTCTTCAGCACAGTGTGGTTCCTCTGCATCAGGTTACACTCCCGAGAGGTGGCCCCAGAGTCCCCGTGGGTAGAGAGGGGAATAAAGTGTACTTTCCAAAGGGTGAGCTCCACAAGGAGCATCAGGAACTTGAAAGGTGGCCTATGGGTTGAACGGTGTCCCCCTCAAAACTTACATGCTAACATCCTGACCCCCAATATCTCAGAATATGACAATTGGAAATTCGACCTTTAAAGAAATGATGGAGTTAAAATAAGGTCATTAGGTGGATCTAGCCCAATACAGCTAGTGTCTTGATAAGAAGAGgaaatttagggctggggatgtggatcaagcggtagtgcgctctcctggcatgggcatggcccgggttcgatcctcagcaccacatacaaacaaagatgttgtgtccgccgaaaactaaaaaataaatattaaaaaattctctctctctctttaaaaaaataaataaatagaataaattattaaaaaaaaaaagaagagaaaatttaGACACAGACACGCACAGAGGGAAGACACAGGGACATGGTGCCTCCAAGCCAACGGCAGAGGAAGCCAATCCTGCTGGCATCTTGGTCTTGGGCtagtagcctccagaactgtgagcaagCCAATTTCTGTTGCTTAAGCCACCCtgactgtggctctttgttatgaCAGCCTTAGGAAGCCAGTACCGTGGCTAAGAACGGGGGTCCTGAGGGGAAAGGTCAGGCCTGTGAACAGGGACCCTACAGGACATTACCTTAGTTTACCCAATGGCAGAGGTCAGTCCTCAGAAGGGGCTGGTGGAGCCTTGGAGAGGGTGTGAGCGCCCCCTAGAGGGGGAGTGGAGGCACCGGCTGAGCTGCAGATGGAAGAAGGGGTGCAGGAGACTCAGGGTGTGCAATGAACCCCAAGGTAACGTGATAGCAATGAAAGAAATAGTGGTGGACCCTGTATCCAGGGTCCTTGTCCCTGAACCACCAGCATGGTCCCCTCCTTACTCCTCGTCCCCCTTCACACTTCCAACACTGATCCAGAGAGTCTCCATGATTCCCTCGCACACCACAGCTCGCCCACATCATGTCTGCCCCAGACATTCCGTTGGCCTGCAGGTCTCCTACATGTTCCCAAGCCTTCTACTCACTCTTCAAGACCAGCTCTATCTCCCTTCTGCAAAACCTTTCCTGGCTCCTTAAaagtttatctctctctctctgagctgCTATATCATTCTGTGCACCCCAGGACCGTGTGATGATTGAGCTAAATGGCCTGTGAGGACCCTGACAGCAGGGCTTTGATGTGTGACAGGCAGCAGAGGCTCAGTGCACCAGACCCCACCCCAGACTCCCCACAGCTCCTGCTTTGGGCCTGTTTGCCCAGTGAACTTTGGACGGCACTGGACCATGTCCTTATCCATGACACATGGGCAGGGCCCCCCTCCGACCTTGGACAGGTTGGGTAAACAGGGGGAGAAATATTTGCCAAGAGAGACTAGACATTATGCAAGGGAAAGGCACACAGGGGCAGGGTGACCCCATGAGGAGGTCCAGTCCTGGCCAGCTGCCCTGAGCTCCAGGCATAAACACAAACAAGAGGTCTGGGTCTGCTTGCAGCCACACACCCTGCCATGGTCAACCGGTGGGCCACCTGGGATCTCGGAGTCTGGCTCTCACTGTCACTAGCTCTTTTCCCCTATAAAATGAGGACAATGACAAATCTTGGTGGGTTGTCAGGGAACGAATGAGATCACGCATGCAAAGCATCCGGCACAGGCTGGCACACAGCAGGTGCTCAGTTCTATGGGGGATTGCCAAAACCCAGGCTTCTGGCCTCGGTACCTCCCGTGGGTGTCCAGCTTTAATACAGTCCAGGCCCTGAGGTCACAGCAGTGGGCACAGTCTCAAGGAAATCAGGATAAGAACATGCACATCGGGTGGGCAGGGGCTCTCGGGGCAGCTAATTTGGGGACAGTAAGAGGCAGAGTGAGGAAGATGCACTCACTCGCTCACCCTTCAATTCTGGTGTCTGGTCCCCTTCATTTGACAGTGAAGGGAGCTTGTTGTCTTGGGAAAGGCAGAAAAGGAGATTTCCTGGGTCACTCATGGGACTTCCCCTTGTCTCATCACCTCTCTTCCATGGCGGGGCATGGGATTGAGCCGGTGGCTCCGGGGACATCCAGTCATCTGAGCTCTGTACCTGGGTAGACCACCCAGCCTCACCAAGACTCACCTTCCATCTTTAAACTGGGGATGAAGGTGGCACCTTGCCTTGGGGGTACCTTGAGGAGTGAATGGGAGCATGCAGGCCAAGTGCCCAGCACCAAGTCTAGAGCATGACAACTTGTCGGTGTCACCATTCCTAGAGCTGCCACCACAAAGACAATGAGGCCCAGTATTTGAAAAATGCTTTATTATTATTGCTGACATAAAGTTCACAAGGTTAGTCATCAGGGTCTGCAGCCGCCCCTCTCCCCCACTTTGCAATAGACCTCTGCTCTGTCATCCCCAGCCAGGCCCATGAAATGATAACTATTCACTGGTTAGTACGGACTTCCACCCTGGCCTCTGTTTTACCTAACACTCAAATGTGCTGAAATCAACCAAGGCTGACATGGGACAGTCCCACCTTTTAAATATTTCAAGGGTCCTTTATTGGGATCCTTTCACTGGAGACATGAGGATCCTGAAGTCCTTAGGGGGCCAGGGTGACTCCACTGTCACACAGCTGGTTAAAGCAGGGTGGGCAGCCCCATCCAGATGGGGGACAAGACTTAAAAATGTGCCTCCTGGTGTCTCTCAACAACCGGAACTGTCTTCCAAACGTGTTTGTACCGCTGATCTGAGCATCAGTGGCCTGAACTCTGGGCCTGTCTGGGGTACTGATGTTGTGGGAGCTTGGACGAGTCAACTGGCCTTTCTAAGCCTCAGTGCCAGTCTCTACTGATGGATAGCAAGGACaagaccaaatgttctccagGTTTCTCCAAGCACCCATGTCTTGCAATTGTGTAAGAAGTAATCACCAGTATATTGATCTTATTATTGTTTGTGATATCCCAATAGTCAGCTAAACCTATGTTAATCACCAGCTACTAGCAGATAGATGGGCCATGCTCACTCCTGTCTCCCACTGTGGAGCCCGTGAATTCCAGGAGAAAACTGCCCTCAGGGTCGGGTCACTTTGCCAAAGAAGAGTAAGTTCGTGTTTTCCACGATGGCCAGCAGAAAGGGTTTGTTGAACACGACCCTCTGAGAGCCCAGTCGGGCCGACCTGAACATGAAGACTGTTCCTGTGGCTGCAGCCGCTTTGGTTCCCGACTCGTCCACCTCCACCACGGCGCGGTGCACCATCTGCAGGGAGACAGCAGGCATTATCCGGCCACCCAGGGCTGGGAGAAGGGTTCGTGGGGAATGGCAAAGCCACCTACGGCCCCAACACAGGCCTCTGGGCACCTGAGCCTGGGAGAGGTAGGAAGTGGAACATCTGAACAGCCACCTGTGCCAGCAGCTCTGCCCAGAGGAGACTGCACGTGTGTCAAGTCCCTGAGTCCTCGTGACATCTCTCCGTGAGGTGTGACTTCCCCGTTTTACAGGTGAGAGAGAGGAGGCTCAGAGTCTCAGGTATTTGCTGGAGCTCCCACAGTTAGGAAGGGAAGGGGCTTGCACAGGATTCTGAGTTTTGACCAGTTATTACTGCACTCCATCCCCCCAGGCCCAATGGCTTCCTATGGCCAGGAGCAAGAAGCCCAGAGTAACCTCTTTGTGGAAAAGAGGAGGGGGTGGGGAGATCTCAGGGCAGGGCAGGCAATTCCTGAAGGCGGTGGCTCGGGGACTTCTGGACTCACCTCGGACACCTGGATGTTGGAGTGGTTGGTGAGGCCGCTCAGGTCGGCCTGGGAGGTGAAGATTTGGCTGATCCCTATCTTGGGCAGGATTTTCTCCAGCTGATAGGAGCCCTCGATGGAGAACTTGGGAAGGTAAAGGTCCAGCTGCCTAGAGAAAGAAAAGAGCCGTCCTCAGCCTGAGCCGGGGCTCCCTGAGCTTGTGTTCCAGGCAAGCCCCTcagcttcttgggcttctctgcccTTCACCTCGGACAGACCTCCCCTGGGTCTGGACTTGGACTTGGGCTGCCCCACTCTGGCACCTCCCCAGGGAACCCAGCTTCCCGCCCGCATCCCTCCAGCTGGCCCAGGACTTCACTGGGTGACTTTGGGTTTGGAAGGAGCTCCAAAGCTGGGTGGGTCCTTCCCACCACCACTGTGTGGTCCTGGGGGCCAAGGATGTCCCTGGGCTCGGGCAGGAGCAGGCTGGCCCTGGAGTGGTCTGAAGAGTACCTCTTGGTGAGCAAGtgaagccacttccccagcctttTCCCGGTCAGGCCGTTCTCCACCTGCACCATCTTGCCCTCGCTGGGGAGAATGAGAAGGGCAGTGGCGTTGCCTTCGTAGGGGACCCCCACCACCTCGCAGGAGAGGTTTCGGTCCAGGAAGTAGTAATATTGATCCTCACGGTTCATCATGGACACCTTCACGGTGGTGTCCCAGTTCACGTGGAAATCTTGCTCTTTGGTGTTTTCGGGGCTGAAGCCTGTCTCCCACTTAGCTAAAGATGGGGGGCGACAGGGAGGGAAGAGAACTGGGTAAGGGCGAGGCATTCTGTGCTGCAAAGGAAGAGTGGATTCAGGAAGCAGAGTCGCAGAGCGTCTCCTCGTCTAGAGCCCTCACTGTAGTGCAGCAGAACCTGCACCCTGGACTATGAAGGCAGGTCCCTTGATAACCCTCGGGTATGTCTCCACTTGTCATGGTGCCTCTCCTTCCATATTTGAAAAACAAGAAGGTTGGCTTTCATGTCTTTGGAAGCCCTTTGATTTTCTGATGCCTGAGGTGCTCCCTGATGTCtaggggaggtgccctgtgtttcACTCTTTTCCTGATGTTGCATTTTGATCTGGGTTTTGCACAGAGGTGTAAGGGGTCCTGGAAGGACATGATCGTCCCTGTTGGGAGGCCTTCCCTGGGCTCCTCCTCTGGCTGCTTCCCATGGGCACTGCTAATCAAGGATGGCAAGTGACCGCTTCCGACTTCTTCATAGTTCTCAAGGTGGGCCCTGCCCCAGAACCAATGCTTAGCTTATTTCACAGTTGCTATAAGGGGACCAGTCCTGGACTGAGGGACAAGAAACTCGGAATCCAAGCCTGGTATTCCTTGCTGTGAATTTGTTCCCTCTCCCGAAATCCATTTGTTGAAACCCTAAACCCCAAGGTGATGGTGCCAGGAGGCAGGGCCTCCGTGAGGCCTTTAGGTTGCCAAAGCAGAGTCCTCCTAAGTGAGGTCAGTGCCGTTGTGGTTGTGGGAGGGACCCAGGGACCCCCGTCCCCCTGCCGCTGTGTGAATGTGCTAGCTGTGGGGATCCTGGCTTCGGCAGACACTTGAGTCGAAGCTCCATCTGAGGCTTTCTGTTCTCTAAAAATGTGAGAAATAAAGTTCTGATGCTTATAAGCCACCCAGTGTGTGGTGTTTTGCTGCAGTAACACCAAGGCTCTGAGACACTATTTGTGACTCTGGGGGTTGACAGTTTGActcccccctctcttcccctcttccccTACTCTGTCAGTCCCCCTTCCCTGCAGGTCACAGGGCTCAGCATCTGCAAAGAGGAGCAGATGAGCCGTTCAGGGAATCCAGGGAGATAAGGGCTCTACCTCTATCAGTGGGCCAGAGGGGCTCCCGCTGGGACGAAGCACGCTAAGGCTGCCTCACTGGCTTCTTTAGGTGGAGGGAATTGGGTACTGTTCTGGCTAAAgcagcagaaagaaagaaagttccgGTTCAAACCGGAACTTTGTAACCTCACctttaaagaaaatgtaattCACCATCACTATGATGTGGGTGCTGTCGAGGCTCTGGATCAAGTCCACAATCTTGCCCTTGGTTTGCTTTGCCACATAGTCATTGATCTGCTTCTGGGCTTCTGTGGGGTCCCCAAAGTTGGTGGGGAAAATGTCCGCCTGGTACACAGTCTTCATGGCCCTCAGAAAGCCCTCCTGAACGCTCACTATGGGGTCCATGAAGAGGGCGTTGCCAAGGCTGAGCTCGAGGCCCTCTCTGGGCTGACTGAGCTCCTGCAGAAGCTTCTGGAAGGTGTTGTGGAGTTCCTGTTCTGAGTCGGGCTGCAGGCTGTGGCCCAGGCCCTCCAGGATCTGCGCCTTGGTGTTGGAGCGGGCCCCCAGGGTGAGCATGGCCAGGCTCGTGGAGATGCTCAGAGGGGAGAAGAAGATGTTCTGTCCAGGGGCATTGGAAGCCAAGGCTCTGTAGAGGTCAAAGGTGAATTCCCTGGTGCTGGGGGCCACTGTGTCATGGACAGCGGGTTCCCTGAATTTCTTCTTTGTCTCACGAGAGTTGTGGCGTCGGAGGGAGGCCAGCTGAGGGCTGATCAGCGTCAGGCACAAGAGGAGGACCAGCTTCATGGCGGCTGCCGCTGTCCTGGAGGGGTTGTGGGAAGGTGTTCTCAGAGAGGGCGCCGGCAGCAGTTCTTGGAGCTGTGGGCAGAGAGACAGGTGAAGCTGACATTCTAGAGAGTTGTCCCCACTCATCACCCAGCCTCCGGTTGGGTCCATGTGGCCTCAAAGAGGAGTGACAGAACCCATGAGGTCTGGGTGAGGGCGTGTGGAGGGCGCTCTGGCTGGAGGGGCTGGACCGGGGATGTGGACATCTTCCATAGGGGCAGGAAGGAGAAGGCAGAGCAAGTGCAGACCCGAGGACAGGCAGGGGCCTGCCAGCGCGGGACGCCTGGCTTCTCgttcacaacaaggctcctgtcgGTGGTGGGCACCGGGGAGGTTTCCAGGGGCCAGAGGCCTCTGGCCTTCCCTGGGGTATCATGGCCCAGCGCTTGGCAAGGCTCCGGTCCCTCTGAGAGCTCAGACCAGCTCCTCCCGCTGGGCCTACACCCGGCTGGCTTTGCCACCGCATATTTCCTGAGCCCGGTGGTCAGGGTATCATGGTACTGATCCGTCTCCCAGGGCTGCTACAGGCCACCTTTGTCCCCAGAAAAACTCCACACTCTTATTGTGAGCCTCCAACCTCCCCGTCTTTCATCAGGATCTGAAAAGTGTCCATAAAATTCCTGACCCTGGACACCTCacaatgtgactgtatttggagaaaGGATCTTTAAAGAGCTCATGGCATTAAAATGAAGTCACTGGAGTGTGCCCCAAGCCAACAAGActgtgttctttttttgttttttttaaagatgagggCAGGGAAGTCAGGACACAGACAGACACACCAAGAGTGAAGTCCTGCAGGGTGGTCCACTGCTCCTGCTCACAGGCCTTCTGTCTCTGCTCCTGTCCTCCCTCCTGCCTGCCGGGAACCTCCTGCCTGTGCCCCCCATCTGGCTGTGGCCCCAAGTCTTCCTTCTACCTCCATAGTGGTGAGGAGCCCCGCTCTGGAGCCAGCTGCCTGGTTCACCTCTCAGCCTACTAGGACTTCACACTGTGACTCTGGGTGGCCAGTGCTCCCCAAGCCACCATCCCCACTGTGAGTCAGGGTAGAAGCAGCACTGGCCCACGGGGTTCTGGGAGCAGAGCCTCCCAGGGAGCAAGTGCTATGCAAATACGAGGCATCTGAATGGCTTGTCTGGCcagagctccacctgacacctgACACCTGGCACCCCATGTCCTCAGCTGTGCCTGGAGGCAGCTCGGCCAGCCCCTGGGGAGCATCTGCATCCTGCATACTGTTCTTGGAGCAAGTCCTTCCCTGCTAGGTTTATTCTCCAAACACCATGTCATCAGGTCCCCTAGAGCCAGGGTGAGCAGAGACAGCCGGCCAGTCACATGACCCAGACAAAGCCAAACCCTAAAGGAACCCAAACTGCAGTATTGGAAACTGCTACCGAGTGGCCCACTTGGGGAGACCTTGAGACAAGAATAGGTTGGGGCATCAGGCGGACCAGGACCACAGGCCCGTCTTGGAACAAGGCTGAAGGGCTCCGGTAGGTCATCCTGACCAGCCCTCCTCTCCCATTTGCACCTGGGCTCAGAGAAGAATGTTCTGCCTGCAGAATGTCTGGCCCGTGGGGAGCCAAATGCAGCAGCCTCTGCAGTCACGGGCCACAGTAGGGGGGTATTGCCCACCCTCTGCTCCATGCTCTGCTGTCTATcaactccttcagccacacccccaGGGAGGTGGGCTCGCTTAGGGCTCCATCTTACAGAGGGGTAATCCAAGGTCCAAGGAGGAGCCTCCTGCTGACTGGCAAGGTGTGGACTTAGACCCAGTTCTGACCCTGATTGGGTCTGCATCTTTGATCCTGGTTCAGCAGCCGCTGCGATAGCCCTCATCTGCAGATAATTCGGGAACATACTCCCAGATTCTAGG
This region of Callospermophilus lateralis isolate mCalLat2 chromosome 3, mCalLat2.hap1, whole genome shotgun sequence genomic DNA includes:
- the LOC143395023 gene encoding plasma serine protease inhibitor-like, which encodes MKLVLLLCLTLISPQLASLRRHNSRETKKKFREPAVHDTVAPSTREFTFDLYRALASNAPGQNIFFSPLSISTSLAMLTLGARSNTKAQILEGLGHSLQPDSEQELHNTFQKLLQELSQPREGLELSLGNALFMDPIVSVQEGFLRAMKTVYQADIFPTNFGDPTEAQKQINDYVAKQTKGKIVDLIQSLDSTHIIVMVNYIFFKAKWETGFSPENTKEQDFHVNWDTTVKVSMMNREDQYYYFLDRNLSCEVVGVPYEGNATALLILPSEGKMVQVENGLTGKRLGKWLHLLTKRQLDLYLPKFSIEGSYQLEKILPKIGISQIFTSQADLSGLTNHSNIQVSEMVHRAVVEVDESGTKAAAATGTVFMFRSARLGSQRVVFNKPFLLAIVENTNLLFFGKVTRP